The following DNA comes from Hyphococcus flavus.
CATCCACACCCTTTGCACGTGCGGCGGGCGGTCCAAAAGGCAGCGAAGCCGGCGGGATTGCACCCCCCTTATCCCGCCGGCGTTCGATAAAAATGAGGAGCAAAAAACAATGCCTTCAAAACTCGGTGAAGAATTTTGGAGCGGTGAATTTGAACCGCAAAAAACGCGCGATGACCTGATGCGCCTCGGCGCCGCCCAAGGCATGTCGGCGCAGAGCCTTGGCGATCGGTTTGGCGTTTCGCGCTCAACAGTGATCAAACGCGCCGAGAAAATCGGCGTCGAATTTCATCCCGCTTATGACCGACAGAAACAAGGGGGAAGCGCCGGCGGCCAAAAATCAGCCGCCATGCGCGCTGAATTGACCGTATGCGGATCGCCGTCATGAAACGCACGAGCCTTGCAAACATAATCGCCGCCGTCTTGTGGATCGGCGTCTTTTTCTTCGCCGGCGTGCAACTGGCCGCTTTATGAAACCGTTACTGCAATATCATGCCGACGACGATTTGTATGTGGCGCTTTGTCAATACAAATCATATTGTCAGTCATCGGAGCAATTCACAAAAGGCGCCATGAATGAACGCGCGGCCCTTGATTTTCTATCGCGCGCCTATGGCTGGAAAATCTTTCGTCTTGATACTGATGACGGGCGGAAACAAATACTTGCCTGTCATAATTGCGTCCGCGATCAC
Coding sequences within:
- a CDS encoding HTH domain-containing protein; translated protein: MPSKLGEEFWSGEFEPQKTRDDLMRLGAAQGMSAQSLGDRFGVSRSTVIKRAEKIGVEFHPAYDRQKQGGSAGGQKSAAMRAELTVCGSPS